Proteins found in one Streptomyces sp. CB09001 genomic segment:
- a CDS encoding WD40 repeat domain-containing protein, with protein MRRPFALLASALLVGAFAVPASAADADDGPAGSDGFTIKDPRITESSGLAASRLHPGIYWTHNDQDTGPYIYAVDGATGETVARVALSGVGTPRDVEAIAIGPGNKIFVGDIGDNDGVTWPYVWIYELPEPTDLKDQTVKATQYVVKYTDGSRDAESMVVHPKTGRVYIIDKHEDGGHLYEGPAKLSPSGTNVFKPTVPVDLWATDAAFSPDGEQLAVRGYLGGIWYDWNGGKIKRGERISVPLGQGESATYTTDGKKLLLGMEGVNSPVKAEDVPGGDSGGGSGSGSHASGADSDGPGGNTLKVGAVGLLVALAALFGLRRIFRRR; from the coding sequence ATGCGCCGACCCTTCGCCCTCCTCGCCTCGGCCCTTCTCGTGGGTGCGTTCGCCGTGCCCGCCTCCGCGGCGGACGCGGACGACGGGCCCGCCGGGAGCGACGGGTTCACGATCAAGGACCCGCGCATCACCGAGTCCAGCGGCCTCGCCGCGTCCCGTCTGCACCCCGGCATCTACTGGACGCACAACGACCAGGACACCGGCCCGTACATCTACGCCGTGGACGGCGCCACCGGCGAGACCGTCGCCCGGGTCGCGCTGTCCGGCGTCGGCACGCCCCGCGACGTCGAGGCGATCGCCATCGGGCCCGGCAACAAGATCTTCGTCGGCGACATCGGCGACAACGACGGCGTGACCTGGCCGTACGTGTGGATCTACGAGCTGCCCGAGCCGACGGACCTGAAGGACCAGACCGTCAAGGCGACGCAGTACGTCGTGAAGTACACGGACGGCTCCCGCGACGCGGAGTCGATGGTGGTCCACCCGAAGACCGGGCGGGTCTACATCATCGACAAGCACGAGGACGGCGGGCATCTCTACGAGGGCCCGGCCAAGCTGTCGCCGTCCGGCACCAACGTCTTCAAGCCCACCGTGCCCGTCGACCTCTGGGCCACGGACGCCGCGTTCTCCCCGGACGGTGAGCAGCTCGCCGTGCGCGGCTACCTCGGGGGCATCTGGTACGACTGGAACGGCGGGAAGATCAAGCGCGGGGAGCGGATCAGCGTGCCCCTGGGGCAGGGCGAGTCCGCCACCTACACCACCGACGGCAAGAAGCTGCTGCTCGGCATGGAGGGCGTCAACAGCCCCGTGAAGGCCGAGGACGTGCCCGGCGGCGACTCGGGCGGCGGGTCGGGTTCCGGCTCCCATGCCTCGGGTGCGGACTCCGACGGTCCGGGCGGCAACACGCTCAAGGTGGGGGCGGTCGGGCTGCTCGTCGCGCTGGCCGCGCTGTTCGGGCTACGCCGGATCTTCCGGCGTCGCTGA
- a CDS encoding DUF6879 family protein — MARRLRFNGTGSNGGGCPSVHEDVDSGEVIVHGPPLGQEDVAQLQHLSESEVAVVVPRDLLVDWTPKERTRQARTIDLAEFSGLFGKFEHTAWRLETRRRYASDEDGDSWQQFMKAGRVEEDWSRDDSVSAFRKTIKTQTALGKRIERVRLVDTPPTPGQRYLLEHARWNIESGEDIRNMRRADADRLRLPAEDFWLFDSRLVALLRFDDDDQLTHVDLITEPAEVVRCCMLRDTAWHHAVPWTRFMAEMRSEM, encoded by the coding sequence ATGGCGCGCAGGTTGCGGTTCAACGGGACGGGGAGCAATGGTGGCGGATGCCCGTCCGTGCACGAGGACGTGGACAGCGGAGAGGTGATCGTGCACGGACCTCCGCTCGGGCAGGAGGATGTTGCCCAGCTGCAGCACCTTTCGGAAAGCGAGGTCGCCGTGGTCGTGCCGCGCGACCTGTTGGTGGACTGGACCCCGAAGGAGCGGACTCGGCAGGCAAGGACGATCGATCTCGCCGAGTTCAGTGGCCTGTTCGGCAAGTTCGAACACACCGCGTGGCGCCTGGAGACGCGGCGGCGGTACGCGAGCGACGAGGACGGCGATTCCTGGCAGCAGTTCATGAAGGCCGGACGAGTCGAGGAGGACTGGTCCAGGGATGATTCGGTCAGTGCCTTCCGCAAGACGATTAAGACCCAGACGGCACTCGGAAAGCGCATCGAGCGGGTGCGGTTGGTGGATACGCCGCCCACTCCTGGTCAGCGCTACCTGTTGGAGCATGCCCGGTGGAACATCGAGTCGGGCGAGGACATCCGCAACATGCGGCGTGCCGACGCGGACCGGCTCCGGCTCCCCGCCGAGGACTTCTGGCTCTTCGACAGCCGCCTTGTCGCGCTCCTGCGCTTCGATGACGACGACCAGCTCACACATGTGGACCTGATCACCGAGCCCGCAGAGGTCGTGCGCTGCTGCATGCTGCGGGACACTGCTTGGCACCACGCCGTACCGTGGACGCGATTCATGGCGGAGATGCGCAGCGAGATGTAG
- a CDS encoding DUF397 domain-containing protein, with protein sequence MPHRNDLYRLDLSDASFATACGGNTHPDGESCVTLARIGSDAWALGDSKRPDAEPLRFTTEELSVAGIDPTRFGLAL encoded by the coding sequence ATGCCGCACCGAAACGATCTGTACCGACTCGACCTCTCCGACGCCTCGTTCGCGACGGCGTGCGGCGGCAACACCCACCCCGACGGCGAGTCCTGCGTGACGCTCGCCCGCATCGGCAGCGACGCCTGGGCCCTCGGTGACAGCAAGCGGCCGGACGCCGAGCCGCTGCGGTTCACGACCGAGGAACTGAGCGTGGCCGGGATCGACCCGACCCGCTTCGGTCTGGCCCTCTGA
- a CDS encoding nuclear transport factor 2 family protein — MESSEVIETLWDRIQARDWAGVAGLIAAEDAVVEWPISLERIVGRENFVAVNREYPEGWSIRVLKVVAEGDEVVSEVEVPHDTLGVFRAASFWTVRDGQVVRGTEYWTSMGADPRPDWRAALVEPM, encoded by the coding sequence ATGGAATCGTCAGAGGTCATCGAGACACTGTGGGACCGGATCCAGGCCCGCGACTGGGCAGGTGTCGCCGGGCTGATCGCCGCCGAGGATGCCGTTGTCGAGTGGCCGATCAGCCTCGAACGCATCGTCGGCCGGGAGAACTTCGTCGCGGTGAACCGTGAATACCCGGAAGGCTGGTCGATTCGGGTGCTCAAGGTGGTGGCCGAGGGCGACGAGGTCGTCTCCGAGGTGGAGGTGCCGCACGACACTCTCGGCGTCTTCCGCGCGGCGTCGTTCTGGACCGTGCGCGACGGGCAGGTCGTCCGTGGGACGGAGTACTGGACGAGCATGGGGGCCGACCCGCGACCCGATTGGCGAGCCGCCCTCGTCGAACCGATGTAG
- a CDS encoding aminoglycoside adenylyltransferase family protein, with product MPDLERDRDRTDHLVALVRRHLDQDGDVLGVYAHGSATLGGLRPYSDLDLLVVLGRPTTAGQRARLTGELLGVSGGAGRPVELIAVVRDEVRPWRYPPRREYLYGEWLRDAYERGAVPEPEDDPDLAPLLTMVLRADAPLYGPPPATLLDPVPHGDLRRAITAGVPELLGELESDTRNVLLTLARVWSTLATGDIRSKDAAADWALGRLPAPYRPPLAHARAVYLGRETENWSGRAVRACADRLVREIREIRAVYGDGGPGE from the coding sequence ATGCCAGACCTGGAGCGGGACCGGGACCGCACCGATCACCTCGTCGCCCTCGTCCGGCGTCACCTCGACCAGGACGGCGACGTGCTCGGCGTCTACGCGCACGGCTCCGCCACCCTCGGCGGGCTGCGCCCGTACAGCGACCTCGATCTTCTCGTCGTCCTGGGACGTCCGACGACGGCCGGGCAACGCGCGCGGCTCACCGGGGAGTTGCTCGGCGTGTCCGGTGGTGCGGGGCGCCCCGTCGAGCTGATCGCCGTGGTGCGGGACGAGGTCCGGCCCTGGCGGTATCCGCCCCGCCGGGAGTACCTGTACGGCGAGTGGCTGCGCGACGCCTACGAACGCGGCGCCGTCCCGGAGCCGGAGGACGACCCCGACCTCGCCCCGCTCCTGACCATGGTGCTGCGCGCCGACGCCCCGCTGTACGGCCCGCCGCCCGCGACCCTCCTGGACCCCGTGCCGCACGGCGACCTGCGGCGGGCGATCACCGCCGGGGTGCCGGAGCTGCTGGGCGAGCTGGAGTCGGACACGCGCAACGTGCTGCTCACCCTCGCCCGCGTCTGGAGCACGCTCGCCACCGGTGACATCCGGTCGAAGGACGCGGCGGCGGACTGGGCCCTGGGGCGGCTGCCCGCCCCGTACCGGCCGCCGCTCGCCCACGCGCGCGCCGTCTACCTCGGGCGGGAGACGGAGAACTGGAGCGGTCGGGCGGTGCGGGCCTGCGCCGACCGGCTGGTCCGGGAGATCCGGGAGATCCGGGCGGTCTACGGGGACGGGGGGCCGGGGGAGTAG
- a CDS encoding response regulator transcription factor, with translation MSEQTDGQARLRVIVADDQAAVREPLAAVLGLAEDIEVVAAAADGTEVLAAVTAGPVDVVLMDLRMPVLDGIETTRRLTEEHPEVAVVVLTTFADDESILGALGAGARGYLTKNAGRQDITRAIRAAGAGQSVLDGEVQARLLATARAQAPAPDQAAARHPLPDDLTPREREVLALIGQGLSNRGIAEKLFISEATVKTHINNLFAKAHIRDRADAVRRAIGAGLA, from the coding sequence ATGAGTGAACAAACCGACGGTCAGGCGCGGTTGAGGGTGATCGTCGCCGACGACCAGGCCGCGGTGCGCGAGCCGCTCGCGGCGGTGCTCGGCCTGGCCGAGGACATCGAGGTCGTGGCGGCGGCCGCGGACGGCACCGAGGTACTGGCGGCGGTGACCGCCGGTCCCGTCGACGTGGTGCTGATGGACCTGCGCATGCCGGTGCTGGACGGCATCGAGACGACCCGCCGCCTGACCGAGGAGCACCCGGAGGTGGCGGTGGTCGTCCTGACCACCTTCGCCGACGACGAGTCGATCCTGGGCGCGCTAGGCGCGGGGGCCCGCGGCTACCTGACCAAGAACGCGGGACGCCAGGACATCACCCGCGCGATCCGGGCCGCGGGCGCGGGCCAGTCCGTACTCGACGGCGAGGTCCAGGCCCGCCTGCTCGCCACGGCCAGGGCGCAGGCACCCGCCCCCGACCAGGCGGCGGCCCGGCATCCCCTGCCGGACGACCTCACCCCCCGCGAACGCGAGGTCCTCGCCCTCATCGGCCAGGGCCTGTCCAACCGGGGCATCGCGGAGAAACTCTTCATCAGCGAGGCCACGGTCAAGACCCACATCAACAACCTGTTCGCCAAGGCCCACATCCGCGACCGCGCCGACGCGGTCCGCCGGGCCATCGGGGCGGGGCTGGCTTGA
- a CDS encoding aldo/keto reductase: MEYTQLGRTGLKVGRLVLGTMNFGPQTDEADSHAIMDTALDAGINFFDTANVYGWGENKGRTEEIIGNWFAQGGDRRDRTVIATKVYGNMGADGEAWPNHDKLSAVNIRRAVDASLKRLQTDHIDLYQFHHIDRATGFDEIWQAIDTLVQQGKVLYAGSSNFPGYKIAQANETAARRGGTIGLVSEQCLYNLAERRAEMEVIPAAQEYGLGVIPWSPLHGGLLGGVIKKEVQGGRRASGRAADALADPAKRAQIQAYEDLLDKHGVEPGEAALAWLLTRPGVTGPIVGPRTAEQLASALRAVELELSQELLAGLDEVFPGPGPSPEAFAW; the protein is encoded by the coding sequence ATGGAGTACACGCAGCTCGGACGCACGGGACTCAAGGTCGGCCGGCTCGTCCTCGGCACCATGAACTTCGGTCCGCAGACCGACGAGGCCGACAGCCACGCGATCATGGACACGGCGCTGGACGCCGGTATCAACTTCTTCGACACCGCCAACGTGTACGGCTGGGGCGAGAACAAGGGCCGTACCGAGGAGATCATCGGCAACTGGTTCGCCCAGGGCGGCGACCGGCGCGACCGGACCGTCATCGCCACCAAGGTGTACGGCAACATGGGCGCCGACGGCGAGGCGTGGCCCAACCACGACAAGCTGTCCGCCGTGAACATCCGGCGGGCGGTGGACGCCAGCCTGAAGCGGCTCCAGACCGACCACATCGACCTGTACCAGTTCCACCACATCGACCGCGCCACCGGTTTCGACGAGATCTGGCAGGCCATCGACACGCTGGTCCAGCAGGGCAAGGTGCTGTACGCCGGGTCCTCGAACTTCCCCGGATACAAGATCGCGCAGGCCAACGAGACCGCCGCCCGGCGCGGCGGGACCATCGGCCTGGTCAGCGAGCAGTGCCTGTACAACCTGGCCGAGCGCCGCGCCGAGATGGAGGTGATCCCGGCCGCGCAGGAGTACGGCCTCGGCGTCATCCCGTGGTCGCCGCTGCACGGCGGGCTGCTCGGCGGGGTCATCAAGAAGGAGGTCCAGGGCGGTCGCCGGGCCTCCGGACGGGCGGCCGACGCCCTGGCCGACCCGGCGAAGCGGGCACAGATCCAGGCGTACGAGGACCTGCTCGACAAGCACGGCGTCGAGCCGGGCGAGGCCGCGCTGGCGTGGCTGCTGACCCGGCCCGGCGTGACCGGCCCGATCGTGGGTCCGCGCACCGCCGAGCAGCTCGCGTCGGCGCTCAGGGCCGTGGAGCTGGAGCTGTCCCAGGAGCTGCTGGCCGGGCTCGACGAGGTCTTCCCGGGGCCGGGGCCCTCTCCGGAGGCCTTCGCCTGGTAG
- a CDS encoding Uma2 family endonuclease has product MTVLDDRIDMADANTKRLDEWFERLERMPVPEGFRVEIVEGNVHMTPQRDTHWAIIFRIARAVDDKFGKDVKIFSDVRIDFPGHENGFCPDVAKLRDGAEPDGTGHWRYQDVEFVAEVISQGTAANDYGPKKLAYAAAEVPLYLIADPYQGRCHVFSQPKDGDYTAEFRLAFGQDLDLTDTVLGLTLPTADFPRD; this is encoded by the coding sequence ATGACCGTCCTTGACGACAGGATCGACATGGCCGACGCCAACACCAAGCGCTTGGACGAGTGGTTCGAGCGGCTGGAGCGGATGCCCGTCCCCGAAGGATTCAGGGTCGAGATCGTCGAGGGCAACGTTCATATGACACCGCAGCGGGACACGCATTGGGCGATCATCTTCCGCATCGCACGAGCCGTCGACGACAAGTTCGGCAAGGACGTCAAGATCTTCTCGGACGTTCGCATCGACTTCCCCGGCCATGAGAACGGCTTCTGCCCGGACGTCGCCAAACTTCGCGACGGAGCGGAGCCGGACGGAACGGGCCACTGGCGCTACCAGGACGTCGAGTTCGTGGCCGAGGTCATCTCCCAGGGCACCGCCGCCAACGACTACGGCCCCAAAAAGCTCGCCTACGCCGCAGCCGAGGTCCCCCTCTACCTCATCGCCGACCCCTACCAGGGGCGCTGCCACGTCTTCTCACAGCCTAAGGACGGGGACTACACGGCCGAGTTCCGGCTCGCCTTCGGGCAGGACCTGGACCTCACCGACACCGTCCTCGGCCTCACGCTCCCCACCGCGGATTTCCCCCGCGACTGA
- a CDS encoding histidine kinase, giving the protein MRYVLPVAATENPPPPDPGADPRPAPGPGAVPGQDPRVQWGLSLAVVAVGALTIRPMGFSGQGLAVAVLFVVNSAALLGRGVPEHRVPPRVALTWLTLGIVAAAALLGVSDSGTGYLFAYFLAGHIGYRLDTGRALTLAAACSLLCAAVLYFHLGPGDPELPWVLGLTTGVPVVVGILNRTQRQAVRSALSAAESAERAARAEARTAVLTERGRIARDVHDVLAHSLAGINMQLELADALLETGDLEKVREANGKAHALVKESLKQAQWTVHALREDALPLLESLTAMVESAGHRDALTVAGTVREVPAQVTQNLLRIAQEALTNAARHAPGGKVGVDLTFTAASITLRIRNRPATRAVTPGIGSGMGLIGMRERVALLGGSVTAGPVTEGPDQGGWQVEAVIPG; this is encoded by the coding sequence GTGCGCTATGTTCTGCCGGTGGCCGCCACCGAGAACCCTCCGCCCCCGGACCCGGGGGCGGACCCGCGTCCGGCTCCGGGTCCGGGGGCGGTCCCCGGTCAGGACCCGCGTGTGCAGTGGGGCCTGAGTCTCGCGGTCGTCGCCGTGGGAGCCCTGACGATCCGGCCCATGGGATTCAGCGGCCAGGGCCTGGCGGTCGCCGTCCTCTTCGTGGTCAACTCCGCGGCGCTGCTCGGCCGGGGCGTGCCCGAGCACCGGGTCCCCCCGCGGGTGGCGCTCACCTGGCTCACCCTCGGCATCGTCGCGGCGGCCGCCCTGCTCGGCGTCAGCGACAGCGGTACGGGCTACCTGTTCGCGTACTTCCTCGCCGGACACATCGGCTACCGCCTCGACACCGGGCGGGCCCTCACCCTCGCGGCGGCATGCTCCCTGCTCTGCGCCGCCGTCCTGTACTTCCACCTCGGCCCGGGAGACCCGGAGTTGCCCTGGGTGCTCGGCCTCACCACGGGCGTCCCGGTCGTGGTCGGCATCCTCAACCGCACCCAGCGCCAGGCCGTACGGTCGGCGCTCTCGGCCGCCGAGTCGGCGGAACGCGCCGCCCGCGCGGAGGCGAGGACCGCCGTCCTCACCGAGCGCGGCCGGATCGCGCGGGACGTGCACGACGTCCTCGCGCACTCCCTGGCCGGCATCAACATGCAGCTGGAACTGGCCGACGCCCTGCTCGAGACGGGTGACCTGGAGAAGGTCCGGGAGGCCAACGGCAAGGCGCACGCCCTGGTCAAGGAGAGCCTGAAGCAGGCGCAGTGGACCGTGCACGCGCTACGGGAGGACGCGCTGCCGCTGCTGGAGAGCCTGACCGCGATGGTCGAGTCGGCGGGCCACCGCGACGCCCTCACCGTCGCCGGCACGGTCCGCGAGGTGCCGGCCCAGGTGACCCAGAACCTGCTGAGGATCGCCCAGGAGGCGTTGACCAACGCGGCCCGGCACGCACCCGGCGGAAAGGTCGGGGTGGACCTGACGTTCACCGCGGCGTCGATCACACTGAGGATCCGCAACCGGCCCGCCACCCGCGCGGTGACGCCGGGCATCGGCAGCGGAATGGGGTTGATCGGCATGCGCGAACGCGTCGCCCTGCTGGGCGGGAGCGTCACCGCGGGGCCGGTCACCGAGGGACCGGACCAGGGCGGCTGGCAGGTGGAAGCGGTGATACCGGGATGA
- a CDS encoding TetR/AcrR family transcriptional regulator — protein MASGTETSGSGDIGRTLELLWDTGRRPSRGPRPGLTLDRIVEVAVEVADRDGLGAVSMRRIATELGTGTMSLYRYVPGKGELIDLMLDRVQRPSENPADLGDGGWRSALHALGHAALALHRRHTWLLEVNQSRPVLGPSALDGMEKVLARIKPMGLTDPELVSVIVMIDGYVVGAARTQVYEREAERRSGLTDAQFWAAQEPVLVKAMSSGRYPVLSSLSEDAFGTGFDHFEFGLQRILDGLEVLVASRRAADAPAAGDGSATPEDPA, from the coding sequence ATGGCAAGCGGTACGGAGACCAGCGGCAGCGGCGACATCGGCCGCACCCTCGAACTGTTGTGGGACACCGGCCGACGCCCCAGCCGGGGCCCCAGGCCGGGCCTGACGCTGGACCGGATCGTGGAGGTGGCCGTCGAGGTCGCGGACCGGGACGGTCTGGGCGCGGTCTCGATGCGCCGGATCGCCACCGAGCTTGGCACCGGCACGATGTCCCTGTACCGCTACGTCCCCGGCAAGGGCGAGCTGATCGACCTGATGCTGGACCGCGTGCAGCGCCCGTCCGAGAACCCGGCCGACCTCGGCGACGGCGGCTGGCGCTCGGCGCTGCACGCCCTCGGCCACGCCGCGCTCGCCCTCCACCGCCGCCACACCTGGCTGCTGGAGGTCAACCAGTCCCGCCCGGTCCTCGGCCCGTCCGCCCTGGACGGCATGGAGAAGGTACTGGCCCGGATCAAGCCGATGGGCCTGACCGACCCCGAGCTGGTCTCGGTGATCGTCATGATCGACGGGTACGTCGTCGGGGCCGCCCGCACGCAGGTGTACGAGCGGGAGGCCGAGCGCAGGTCCGGGCTGACGGACGCGCAGTTCTGGGCGGCCCAGGAGCCGGTGCTGGTGAAGGCCATGAGCAGCGGGCGCTACCCCGTGCTCTCCTCCCTCTCCGAGGACGCCTTCGGCACCGGCTTCGACCACTTCGAGTTCGGGCTCCAGCGCATCCTCGACGGGCTGGAGGTGCTGGTGGCCTCGCGACGGGCGGCGGACGCCCCCGCGGCGGGGGACGGCTCAGCGACGCCGGAAGATCCGGCGTAG
- a CDS encoding ABC transporter permease, protein MSALDVDPAAGPATAPPERGRLYWLLADCGNIVRRGLTHYQRQPVNIAWQLGFPILSVLLYGYVFGSAMTVPGGGDYKDFLMPGMFVMTMAFGFINTATVVVYDSTKGVIDRFRSMPMASSAVVAGRGVTDLVVACAELAIMMLTALAMGWRPEGGWGFVAAFGLLLWLRFALIWIGVWLGLLVPNPEASGGLFAVAFPLTMISSIFVAPQLMPDWLGWVAAWNPISSTAAAARELFGTPVGGGDSWVEQHALLMAGVWPVVLTAIFLPLAVRRFQRLSR, encoded by the coding sequence ATGAGCGCCCTCGACGTCGACCCCGCCGCCGGTCCGGCGACGGCCCCGCCCGAGCGCGGCCGCCTCTACTGGCTGCTCGCCGACTGCGGCAACATCGTCCGCCGCGGCCTGACCCACTACCAGCGCCAGCCCGTCAACATCGCCTGGCAGCTGGGCTTCCCGATCCTGTCCGTCCTCCTCTACGGCTATGTCTTCGGCAGTGCGATGACGGTGCCCGGCGGCGGGGACTACAAGGACTTCCTGATGCCGGGCATGTTCGTGATGACCATGGCGTTCGGCTTCATCAACACCGCGACGGTCGTGGTGTACGACTCCACGAAGGGGGTCATCGACCGTTTCCGCTCCATGCCGATGGCGTCCTCGGCGGTGGTGGCCGGGCGCGGGGTGACCGATCTGGTCGTCGCCTGCGCGGAGTTGGCCATCATGATGCTGACGGCGCTGGCCATGGGCTGGCGCCCGGAGGGCGGTTGGGGCTTCGTGGCGGCCTTCGGCCTGCTGCTGTGGCTGCGCTTCGCGCTGATCTGGATCGGCGTGTGGCTGGGCCTGCTGGTCCCCAACCCGGAGGCGTCGGGCGGCCTGTTCGCGGTGGCCTTCCCGCTGACGATGATCTCCAGCATCTTCGTCGCCCCGCAGCTCATGCCCGACTGGCTGGGCTGGGTCGCCGCGTGGAACCCGATCTCGTCCACGGCGGCGGCGGCCCGCGAGCTGTTCGGCACGCCGGTCGGCGGCGGCGACTCGTGGGTCGAACAGCACGCGCTGCTGATGGCGGGCGTGTGGCCGGTGGTCCTGACGGCGATCTTCCTGCCGCTGGCGGTACGGAGGTTCCAGCGGCTGAGCCGGTAG
- a CDS encoding ATP-binding cassette domain-containing protein, with protein sequence MSERHAVRAEGLEKRYGDKRALDGFDLTVREGTVHGLLGPNGAGKTTAVRILSTLVRLDGGRAEVAGLDLARQAREVRARIGLTGQYAAVDEVLTGRQNLEMFGRLFHLGGRRARARAVELLERFDLTDAADRGVGKYSGGMRRRLDLAASMILAPAVLFLDEPTTGLDPRSRGEVWESVRALVASGTTVLLTTQYLEEADKLASRITVIDRGRAIADDTPDGLKNLVGGDRIEVVVADRAEIPRVVETVARVCKGEPEVEDEALRVHAPVADRVAALTEVARTLQDEGVAVEDIGLRRPSLDDVFLRLTGHRTSAGSAQDAEHTASPEKEAVAA encoded by the coding sequence ATGAGTGAGCGACACGCGGTACGGGCCGAGGGCCTGGAGAAGCGCTACGGCGACAAACGCGCTCTGGACGGCTTCGACCTGACCGTCCGCGAGGGCACGGTGCACGGCCTGCTCGGGCCGAACGGCGCGGGCAAGACCACGGCCGTGCGCATCCTGTCCACGCTGGTCCGGCTGGACGGGGGACGGGCCGAGGTAGCGGGCCTCGACCTCGCCCGGCAGGCACGCGAGGTGCGGGCGCGGATCGGCCTCACCGGCCAGTACGCGGCCGTGGACGAGGTGCTCACCGGCCGGCAGAACCTGGAGATGTTCGGGCGCCTGTTCCACCTGGGCGGCAGGCGGGCCCGGGCCCGCGCGGTCGAGCTGCTGGAGCGGTTCGACCTGACCGACGCCGCCGACCGCGGCGTGGGCAAGTACAGCGGCGGCATGCGGCGGCGCCTCGACCTCGCCGCGTCGATGATCCTCGCCCCGGCCGTCCTGTTCCTGGACGAGCCGACGACGGGCCTGGACCCGCGCAGTCGCGGCGAGGTCTGGGAATCGGTCCGCGCGCTGGTGGCGAGCGGCACGACGGTCCTGCTGACCACGCAGTACCTGGAGGAGGCCGACAAGCTCGCCTCCCGCATCACCGTCATCGACCGGGGCCGGGCCATCGCCGACGACACCCCGGACGGGCTGAAGAACCTGGTCGGCGGCGACCGGATCGAGGTCGTGGTCGCCGACCGGGCCGAGATCCCGCGGGTGGTGGAGACCGTCGCCCGGGTCTGCAAGGGCGAACCCGAGGTGGAGGACGAGGCGCTGCGCGTGCACGCCCCGGTCGCCGACCGGGTGGCGGCCCTGACCGAGGTGGCGCGCACCCTCCAGGACGAGGGCGTCGCCGTCGAGGACATCGGCCTGCGCAGGCCGAGCCTCGACGACGTGTTCCTGCGCCTGACCGGCCACCGTACGAGCGCCGGGAGCGCGCAGGACGCGGAGCACACGGCGAGCCCGGAGAAGGAGGCGGTGGCGGCATGA
- a CDS encoding GDSL-type esterase/lipase family protein, whose product MLRFMFVGDSMTIGSAGEHTWRFRLWQHLRDSCGRPFTFVGPRETLHDRVTDAPTSYAYAEPGFPRAHLAGWGEGWHHMAPLIAETVRSCRADVLLVSLGLIDLGFYTNAEQTAANVRVFLAHARSANPRVRVAVMPVLHNIRVDADETFAAQVAHFNELLVKTVADLDDEGSPLLLVPPPPGYDFHTDTYDGTHPNERGEHRIAEAFATAMAEEWGLGGPYSPGPPSP is encoded by the coding sequence ATGCTCAGGTTCATGTTCGTCGGTGACTCCATGACGATCGGGAGTGCCGGCGAACACACGTGGCGCTTCCGGCTGTGGCAGCACCTGCGCGACTCCTGCGGCCGCCCCTTCACCTTCGTCGGCCCGCGCGAGACCCTCCACGACCGGGTGACGGACGCCCCCACCTCGTACGCCTACGCCGAACCCGGCTTCCCCCGCGCCCACCTGGCCGGCTGGGGCGAGGGCTGGCACCACATGGCCCCGCTGATCGCGGAGACGGTACGGTCCTGCCGCGCGGACGTGCTCCTGGTCTCGCTGGGCCTCATCGACCTCGGCTTCTACACCAACGCCGAGCAGACCGCCGCCAACGTCCGCGTCTTCCTGGCGCACGCGCGCTCGGCGAACCCGCGCGTGCGCGTGGCGGTGATGCCGGTGCTGCACAACATCCGGGTGGACGCCGACGAGACCTTCGCCGCGCAGGTCGCCCACTTCAACGAACTCCTCGTGAAGACCGTCGCCGACCTCGACGACGAGGGCTCCCCGCTGCTGCTCGTCCCGCCGCCGCCCGGGTACGACTTCCACACCGACACCTACGACGGCACGCATCCCAACGAGCGCGGCGAGCACCGGATCGCGGAGGCCTTCGCGACGGCGATGGCCGAGGAGTGGGGGCTCGGCGGGCCCTACTCCCCCGGCCCCCCGTCCCCGTAG